The genomic interval GGTCTCCACTTTAAATCCTTTTTTCTCCGCATATCTAGTGTACATACGCAAAAGCATGCTGCCCCAGTCTTGAGACTCTGTCCCACCTGCACCTGGATGAAGTTCCAAGATAGCATTATTTTTATCATATGGTCCACTTAATAATAAATTTAATTCAAACTGGCTTAAGCTACCAACTAATTCTGTAAGCTCTTCTTCCAACTCTGCGCGAAGCTCCGCATCATCTTCTTCTTTTACCAGTTCATACGTCAACTCAAGATTTTCAAATGTTTCCACTAATTTATAGAACTCATGCACCTGATCCTTTAATGCATTGCTTTCTGAAATGACTGTTTGTGCTGCCTGCTGATCATTCCAGAAATCAGGATGAAGCATGTCATCTTCTAACATAGCAATACGTGCCTCTTTATTTTCTAAGTCAAAGAGACCCCCTAAAGTTTTCTAGTGTTACATTTATCTTCTCTAACTCATTACGAATATCTGCTAATTCCATTAATGTCACCCTTTATATAAATTATAGTTCTAAGTAGTTTTCTACTTCCTTTATGTATTATATGGCTTTTTGAAAAAAAATGCATGTTTTCCTGTTAATTTAATGGTGAAGAGTAGAATTAGCTTACTTGCGACTTCCTCACTCTTACTTGCAACTTCCTCTCTCTTACTTGCGACTTCCCCTCTTTTACTTGCGACTCCCTCCTTTGCTTGCGACTTCCTCCCCCTTACTTGCGACTTCCTCACTCTTACTTGCAACTTCCTCCCTCTTACTTGCGACTTCCCCTCTTTTACTTGCGACTCCCTCCTTTGCTTGCAACTTCCTCTCTCTTACTTGCAACTTCCTCTCTCTTACTTGCAACTTCCTCTCTCTTACTTGCAACTTTCTCGCTCTTACTTGCGACTTCTCCACCCTTACTTGCTACTTCTCCACCCTTACTTGCGACTTTTCCTCTTTTACTTGCACCCCCCACACTCTTCCCCACGCCCCCCCCACACTCCAACTTCCCTCCCCACCATCAACCTCCTCCAACCCCCAATCACACCAAACAAAAAAAGCCCACCTCTTCCCAAAAGGAAAAGATAGACTCCTCACTATCATTTATTAAAGATTTGCTCCATGGCAATTTTTATATTTCTTTCCGCTTCCACAGAAGCATGGTGCATTACGACCGATGTCTAGTTGTTTCACTGCTGGTTTTTTCTTTGGTTTCTTATCTCCGCCTTCTTCTTTCGGGTTTACTGCTTGGCCTTTTGCCACTTCTTCCCTTTCCAGATTGTTGCGGATTTCTGCTTTCATGATATATTTTGCGACATCTTCTTCAATGGCAATAACCATTGCTTCAAACATAGCAAAGCCTTCTGATTGATATTCACGAAGCGGATCGATTTGTCCATATGCACGAAGGTGAATCCCTTGGCGTAATTGATCCATTTGGTCAATATGGTCAATCCACTTGCTGTCTACTGCACGAAGCACGATAACTTTTTCAAATTCGCGCATTTGCTCAGGAGAAAGCTTCTCTTCTTTTTCATCATAGCTTTGTAGTACTTTCGCAAAAATGAATTCAATAATTTCATCGCTTTCTTTTCCACGAAGCTCACTTGCTTCTACATCGCCTTCATTAAGAAGATTTCCATTTACATAATCCACAATTGCTTGAAGATTCCAGCTCTCTCTATCCCCGTTTTCTGGAGTATGTACTTGGACATTTCTCTCTAATGATGCTTTAATCATTTTTTCTACAATAGAACGCAGATTTTCAGAAGTTAATACTTCATTACGTTGTGAGTAAATAATCTCACGTTGCTGTCGAAGAACATCATCATATTGTAGTAATTGCTTACGTGAATCAAAGTTATTTCCTTCTACACGTTTTTGCGCAGATTCTACAGCACGAGATACCATCTTACTTTGAATAGGCTGGGAATCATCCATTCCTAGTCGTGACATCATATTTTTCATATTATCAGAGCCGAAGCGGCGCATTAATTCATCTTCCATGGATAGATAGAATTGTGTTACCCCTGGATCGCCTTGACGACCAGAACGTCCACGAAGCTGATTATCAATACGTCTACTTTCATGACGTTCTGTACCAATAACTGCTAAACCGCCTAATTCTTTTACACCTTCGCCAAGTTTAATATCTGTACCACGACCAGCCATGTTAGTTGCAATTGTAACGGAGCCTTTTTCACCGGCCGTTGCAATAATTTCTGCTTCTCTTTCATGGTTTTTCGCGTTCAAGATATTATGGGGAATCCCTTTTTTCGATAAATACTTCGAAATGATTTCAGATGTTTCTATTGCAACTGTCCCAACAAGTACTGGTTGTCCCTTTTTATGACGCTCTGCAATATCTTCTCCTACTGCTCTGAATTTCCCGTCCATAGAAGCATAGATTAAATCAGGGCGGTCATCACGAACGATATCACGGTTTGTCGGAATAACAACAACGTTCATATTATAAATGTTGCGGAACTCTTCTTCTTCCGTTTTCGCCGTACCAGTCATCCCTGCAAGTTTTTCATACATACGGAAATAGTTTTGGAATGTGATAGTTGCAAGGGTCATGCTTTCATTTTGAATTTCTAAGCTTTCTTTTGCTTCAATTGCTTGATGCAAGCCATCGCTATAGCGGCGGCCTTTCATTAGGCGGCCTGTAAATTGGTCAACAATGACAATCTCGCCATCTTGAACGACATAATCTACATCCTTATGCATGCTAGCATGGGCTTTTAATGCCTGGGTAATATGATGGTTAATTGCAACATTAGAAACGTCAAATAGGTTTTCAATTTGGAAAACACGCTCTGCTTTTGACATTCCTTCTTCTGTTAATTGAACACCTTTTGTTTTTTCATCATACGTGTAATCTTTTTCTGGTTTTAAGCTGCTTACAAATATATTAGCACGAACATACAACTGTGTTGATTTTTGGGCAGAACCAGAAATGATAAGTGGTGTACGTGCTTCATCAATTAAAATGGAGTCCACTTCATCGATTACTGCATAATACAATGGTTTTTGTACCTTTTGCTCGTTATAAAGAACCATGTTATCACGCAAATAATCAAAACCAAATTCATTATTTGTTCCATATGTTATATCTGCATTATAGGCAGCTTGCTTGTCTTCTCTGGATAGACCGTTTAAATTAAGACCTACTGTTAGTCCTAGGAAATTATATAATTGCCCCATCTCAGCAGCATCACGTGTAGCAAGATATTCATTGACTGTAATAACGTGAACACCTTTACCTGATAATGCATTTAGATACACAGGCATTGTTGCAGTTAACGTTTTACCTTCCCCTGTTTTCATCTCGGAAATATTACCGTCATGCAGGGATGCTCCCCCCATTAGCTGTACTGGATATGGATATAGTCCAAGTACACGTTTTGCCGCTTCACGAACGACTGCAAAAGCTTCTACTAATAAGTCGTCTAATGTTTCCCCTTTTTGGAAACGCGCTTTGAATTCTTCTGTTTTTGCTTTTAATTGATCGTCTGACAGTGCTGCTGTTTCGTCTGCAAGCAATTCCACCTTATCAGCAATTTTAGCTAATTTCTTAATATCGCGTTTGTTTTGATCAAATACTTTATTTAAAATTCCAAGCATTAAAAAACGCTCCTTTTTCTATTATAATGAGAAATCACAGTAGATACTGGGAAGACTATCTCTTTTTCATTAAAAAAAGATGAAAAAGAATTGTCTTCTTTGTTAACTTTTACAGGATTCCATCCATCAAAATCATTTTTAAGACCAGTTTATCTTTGAACGTATACACACACTAAAGTGTATACTCTATATTATAGAAGAAAAATGATTGCTAAATACCCATTTCCCCTTAAATTTAAACTAGTATCATCTATACATCTTACCATTTCCATAATAGCGTGACAACTTATACCTAGTTAGAACCAGCCATTCTGCCAAATTCCGCAAAAAAACTCCCTATATTTAATAGGAAGTTTCGTTCGTTTTATTATCCTGATTTGATGAATATGCTTTTTTGGTCGTAACTACTTAGTAATATAACTTTAACTACATATAAAAATCTCGTGAAACTAGCTTTGTTTATTCAATTTTCATTGCTTTTTCCTGTGCTTCTACACAAAGTGCTGCAGCAGTAAACGCATGTTCCTGGGTCATCGCATTTTCTGTTCCATTCAAGCAATCTAAAATAAATGCTCCGAAGAACGGGTAGCCTACTTTTCCTGATAATTGAAAATGCTTCTCTCCTTCTCCATTCACTAAATACAAATGGTTTCCTTCGTTGCTACGAGCAATATCAATGTATTTACGAACTTCAATATACCCTTCTGTTCCTAGAATCGTAACACGTCCATCTCCCCAAGTACCTAGTCCATCTGGCGTAAACCAATCGACACGGAAATAGAAGGTAGCACCATTATCAGCAACCAATGTCGCATCTCCATAATCCTGAAATTCTGGGTATTGCTTAAAATTATAGTTAGCAACCTTACTATGAAGTACTTTTGCACTCTTAGCATTAGCATAATGTAAAAATTGCTCAATTTGGTGACTTCCGATATCTGTAAGAATCCCGCCATATTGCTCTGGGTCAAAAAACCAGTCAGGTCTACTTGCCGCATTGGCACGATGAGGCCCTGTTCCCATCACGGAAATCACTCGGCCAATCGCGCCTTCTTCAATTAATTGACCAGCAAAAACGGCGCTTTCCACATGCAATCTTTCACTGTAATAAATGCCCCATTTAAGACCAGTCTCTTCCACCTTTTGTTTTGCTTGTTCAATTTGCTCTAGCGTTGTAAAAGCAGGCTTATCAACAAAATAGTGCTTTCCAGCATCTAATACACGTAATCCTAACGGTCCACGCTGTACTGGGATATTGGCACTTGCCACAAGATTAATTGTTGAATCTTGGAGAATTTCTTCTTCCGATGCTGCTACACTTGCTTCTGGATATGCTTCTATAAATTTCTGTACTTTTTCAGGATATAGTGATAGGTAAGCCTTTGAATTTATCGCTAGCTTTTCCCCCACTTCACACCGTGCATGAGACTTTCACCTCACACGGCGTTCCATCGAAAAATTCCAAAATGAATCATAGACTGATGAAAATTTATGTATAAGCCGTTAACTTCAACTCTGTCTATTCCCCTAAGTTAATTAGGTAGAATTCAGAACTACAGTATAAGAAATTAGCTTTTTCAATAGTGCATATATAAGTCCTATTCAAACGTCTATTCAATCAGCTTTTGAATTTTTCGACTAGAGCCTATCCCTCCACCATTTATTATCATGGTTTCATAGGTACTGTGACTCCACTCTCTCGAAAGGTAAATCAGTTTTAATAGACTAAAGTAAATCTTTTATATACTGAACTGCTTCTTCGGTTGGTTAATACCTCCACATCCTTCGATTTCCACGTTCCGATTTCTCTATCCTTCCATATATCCTTAGGTTTCTCCTATGGTCCTGTATGCTTGAACTTGCCTGTAACAAGCTATGGGCTTTCATAACGCCAGATTTTTACTTACCCACACATACGAATGGCGACTTGCCTGCCATCTACTGCATTTCTACAGCCTTTATGTCTAGAACCGTACATTCGGAGATTCGTCAGTGTATTGCTACACATTCTAACCATAGATACTTTATGGACTCCCGGCATATAGGATACACCATCTACCGCTAGACAGCTTTCGTGTTGATTATAAGGAAGTAAACGCTTCCCTTATCAGCTTACGGTATCTCTCTGCCGACTTCACCGAGCTTCATACCATTCTATTTAACCCTAGAATCAGCATGTCGGAGTATCAGAGTAGGCGTTTCAGAGTGTTACCTCCTCATTCCACCTATCGAGAAATCAGTTCTTTTAGGGGTAAGAAGAAGTCCCTAAAGTCTAACCTTTTCCGTTAGAAACGTGTCACACCTGGGTCATAAACGGCAACTAAACTTCCTCCTGCTTCTACCAAACCATTACACATTCCATAAATATGACCATGATCCAACCCAATCGCAGCAAATCGAAATTCCCCTTCTGCAACTACTTTGCTTACTTTCCCTTTTGGTGCATAATTCATACCATCATTTTTATTCATTTTGCTCTCCTCCTACAAATTTACTCGTATTTTCCACCTACCGTAATGTCATTGTCTTCAAAGTTTTCAATCACTGTTTTCTTTTCATAAAAATGGATAGCATTCTTTTGTGTGCCTTCTCTTGTATAAAATAAGTTATCTTTCGTTAATGGAAGTTTAATTGTTTTACCTGTGCTTGCAGATTCATAGATGGCGGAAATTAATTCTAGTGTTTGTCTTCCTTGTTTTCCATCGATTAAAATTGGAGTTCCGTTTTCCAATGCAGTTAGGACATCATCAATTTGACCAGTATGTCCCTCATACTGTACCTCATCTAGTTCATCATAATATTGTTGAATTTGCGCTTCCAATTCTCCATCCTCTTCCGGGAATCCATTTCCCTTCGATTTAGAAGCCTTGACCTTCCATGGCACGGATACTCTAGCATTTTTCCCTTGAAAAATTAATTGCTGCTCTTCCCCGTGATGAATAACAGAGCTTGTTATTTGGGCAAGACTACCATCGTCATAACGGCAAATAGCAACGGAAATATCTTCTACCTCTGCATTATCATGAGAAGCATTACTCATTACTGCCGTTACTTCGGATGGCATCCCGTTCATCCATTTAAAAATATCAATGTGATGAACAGCATGGTTTAACGTACAGCCGCCACCTTCTTTTTCCCAAGTGCCACGCCACCATAAATCATAGTAGCTATGCCCACGCCACCAGAAGGAATCAACCTGTGTATGGACAATTGGCCCCATAAGTTTCGTATCAAGTACACTTTTTAGCTTCATCATTGGTGTGCGAAAACGATTTTGTGAAATGACAGATAACATTTTATTATTTCTTTCAGCAGCTGCATTCATTGCATCACATTCCTCTAGTGAAGATGCCATCGGTTTTTCAACCAACACATTCTTACCAGAATCCAGAAAATTAATAGTTATTTCTGAATGGGTATAAGGCGGTGTACAAACGGATACTAAATCAATATCCTCACGATTAAGCATTTTTGTATGGTCATCATAAATGGTAGCATCAAGGTTAAATTCTTTCGCCTTCTTTTCTGCCTTCTCCGGATAAATATCACATAATGCAACAATCTGACAGCGATCAGGAAATTGTAAATATGCTTCCATATGAGCGGATGAAATTGCTCCTGCACCGATAATAGCAACTTTTAACACAAAATCCTCTCCTTTATATATACTTCTCGGCATATACCGATAGTTTGTAACCTCTCTTATTAAAAAGGACTTAATATTTTCCCAAATGGAATTGATTCATAAATGTTACGACGACCTTATTATTCATTTTCATTTAGCCCCAGCATAGTTCTCTGTTTTCACTTTCGTTCTACACAAAGAATCCCAGATTCCCCAGAGATACATTATTCCTAAAGCCCGATCATAAAGCCCATATCCTGGTCTACATTTTTCATCCCAAATATGTCTTCCATGATCTGGTCGTAAATAGCCTGTATACTGAGCGTTATATAGCGCTTCCATAATACCGTGAATATCGACTGACCCATCCGTCGTTCGGTGGGAGGTTTCAATAAAATCTCCATTTTCATATCGTTTTACATTACGGATATGTGCAAATGGAATTCGATCCGAAAATTTTCTTATGATTTCAGAAATATTATTATCTGGATTTACTCCTAATGATCCACTACATAATGTTAAACCATTGGAAGGACTCTCAACTAAACCTAGCAACCTTTTTATATTTATTTCATTCGTAATAATTCTAGGTAATCCAAATACAGAAAACGGTGGGTCATCTGGATGTATAGCCATTTTAATCCCATTTTTTTCAGCAACTGGAACAACACGCTCTAAAAAGTACTGTAGATGATCCCATAAGTCTTCTTCGGTTACATCCTTATACTGATCAAACAGTTTTGTTAAATACACCAGTCTTTCTGGTTCCCATCCTGGCATCGTAAAATCACTATTAAGGGAAATCGTCTGAACTAGTTCCTTTGGATCTATGTCTGCTATTTTGCTATTTTCAAAGAATAATGCAGTAGAACCATCCTCGAGTTCTTTTGACAAGTTGGTTCGTACCCAATCAAATACTGGCATGAAATTATAACAGATTACCTTCACACCAACGGTTGCTAAGTTTTCAATTGTTTTAATGTAATTATCGATATACTTTTCTCTTGATGGAAGTCCTAATTTAATATCTTCATGAATATTTACACTCTCTACTACATCAATATGAAATCCCTGACTTTCTACTTGTTGCTTCGCTTCGTTTATTTTTTCAATTGTCCACACTTCTCCTGCTGGAATATCGTGAAGTGCCCAAACAATTCCTTCGACTCCTGGTATCTGTTTAACATGTTCTAAGGAAATAGAATCATTACCTACTCCAAACCATCGAAATACCATTTTCACTTCGCATCATCCTTCACCAATAAAGTAAACTGCATATTATTAGAATATTCACCTTCTCTGCCCTTAATGTATCCTTTAAATCCTGTACTCGTACGCTGTTTTCTGCAATCGAACTAATCTTCCTAAAATTCCGTCCGTACATAAAACGAAGGTAAGTCTATTTTTTACCTAGCCTTCTTTGAGTGAAACTAGAAATCCATAAGCTTACAAACGCAAATAATAGTAATGGGAACATTAATGTTAGTGCTAACGAGTTAAGCATTGGCTGTGGTTGTGATCCTGCTCCTTGAAGAACACTAAATACCATAACACCTAATGTTTGGGTCTTCGGTCCAGAAATTAATAGGATAATCGTAAATGTACTAAACATTCGAATGAAAATATTAATCGCTGAAGCTGTTAACCCTGGTACTAATTGTGGGATGACAACTCTACTAAATAATTTAAATTTAGTTGCCCCCAACGACTCAGCAGCCCATTCTAATCTCGGATCAAGTGATTCCATAAATGGAAGTAAAATGAATACAGAAAACGGAATACCTACAATTAAATTAACTAAGATTAACCCAGGGATTGTTTCCGCTAATCCAGTAGAATAAAAAATGGAAGCTACTGGTATTGCATAAACAAGTTCTGGTAAAGTAAATGGCATTTGAAAGAAACTAATCAAGCCCTCTTTAAAAGGAAATGACTTACGCCCTAATACATATGCAGTCGGAATACTTAATAGTAAGGATATTACCGTTGCAGTCACCACAATTTGTAATGTTATTTTATAAAAATGACCTATATCATATGCCTGCCAAGCTTGAATAAACCAATCGACCGTATATCCAGCTGGAAGAAACGTACCGTACCATTCTGTCCCGAACGCACTTAGTAACACAGCAATTGTCATGCCAACAATAGCGATAATAAATACAATAATTAAAAGCCAGGTTAGAAATTTATAAAGTAGTTTTAGAAATCCAGCCACTTTACTATTCTTAGGTACACTTGCTTCAGCCGGATTACTTATACTACTCTTCATGGTATTTGTATTTTCCACAATTCTCACTAGTTCTCACCTCTTTGTTATTTAAATGTACTTGCTGATCCTGTAAATCCTCGTTTACGTAAGGCAAATACAATGCCAAGGATTACTAATTGAGTAAGCGCCATTACTACTGCAACGGTATTTGCCATACTATAATTAAAGTTTCGCATTGCCTCTTCGAATGCTACTACCGCAAATGTTCGTGTTGCTGATGCAGGGTTACCCACAATAACTGCAGAAGTATATACGCCAATCTGCATAATAATATTTAAAGCAAACACTCTTAGTACTCCACCGCGAATAAGTGGATAAAATACTCTTCTGAATGTCACCCATTCACTTGCTCCAAGGGATCTAGAAGCCTTTTCTAAATTAGGATCAATGGAATCCATCATCCCGATGAAGTTCGTAGCCAGAAACGCAACACCAAGAATAACACAGGCAATAAATGCACCCGTATAGTTATAGACAAGTCTGATTGGCTCTTCTATAAGACCAATTTGCATGAGAATCGTGTTAAACCAACCTGTTGGCTTAAAAAATGAAATAATCGCCATATCAATAATTAAGGATCCTAATGTAAGTGGGAAAATAATTAATCCGGCAATAATTCCTTTTCCTTTCATCTTTCCTCTTATATAATACGTAATCGCAAATGCAATAAACAACTCTAGGAATGCTGCTGGAATTACTAAAGCAAGTGTTCGAAAAATGGTTTCATAATAAGCTGGATTTGTAAAAAATTCAATATAGTTACCGAGTGTGAAATTCGATGTTCCATTTTCCTGGAACGTCATCATGACACCTCTTATTAATGGGTAAACAAATATCAGAAGAACTGGGAGTAAACTCGGGAGAAGCATTAAATAATCACTTTTTTTGGGTTCAGCTTGATGATTCATTTTCTCACTCCTCATCCAAAATAATAATGTTATCAGGATTCAAATAAAGCTTCACATTTTGATGTGCTGTATAAGGATCCAATCCTAAAACACTAGTCTTTAAAATGGAACCATCTTTGATTTTAATTTCATAACCAGTAGTGCTTCCTACATAATCCCCAACCAATATCTCCCCTTCTATCACATTGGATCCGATTCGATCATTTGGGACAATTTCAATCATTTCTGGTTTGATGGTGAGGAGTACATCATCTCCAACCTGATGACGGCCATTTGCTTTTATTTCTAAACGAAGCTTTGTATCTGACTCAAAAATTAGGTTATTAGCATTTGCACTAACAATCTTCCCTTTGATAAAGTTAGCGTAGCCTAGGAAATTCGCAACAAAATGGTTTTTTGGCTTACCAAAAATTTCTTTAGGTGTACCAAGCTGCTGAATCTCCCCCTTAGACATTACTGCAATTTTTGTGGAAAGGGAAAGTGCTTCTTCCTGGTCATGTGTGACATAAATAGTGGTGATTGCAAGTTCATCATGAATTTTTTTAATTTGAATTCTCATATCTTTACGGAGTTTTGCATCTAGATTACTTAATGGTTCATCTAATAATAGAACCTTTGGACGAATAACTAATGCTCTTGCTAGTGCAACACGTTGCTGCTGCCCCCCACTTAACTCTTTAATAAATCTATTTTCCAGCCCATTAAGCTGAACCATTTCAACTGCTTCCTGTACTCTTCGTTTTTTTTCTTTCTTTTCTACTTTGCGCATATCTAACCCAAAGGCAATATTTTGAGAAACCGTCATATGTGGAAATAAGGCGTAGTTTTGAAATACCATTCCAATGTCTCGTCGATTCATCGCGATATGATTAATCGGATGACCATTAAATAGAATATCCCCTGAAGTTGGCTCGAGGGTTCCTAAAACCATGGACAAAATTGTCGTTTTGCCACAACCACTTGGCCCTAGGAACGTCATAAATTCGCCACTTTCAATTGTTAAATTTGCATTATTCACGGCAGTTGATTCACCAAATTGTTTTGTTAAGTTCTTGATTTCAACCTTTGTACTTGTCGTATTCTTTTCCATATTATCACTTGATGATACCGATTTGTTATTAGCCAATACAGATTGTTCCATCTCATTTCCTCCTTATCTCCCTGGTCTCTGTTAAACAAGAGACCAGGGATAATAATTACTATTTAAGTGCTTGAATTTTTTCTTCCCATAGCCCATAAAGTTCATTTGTTGGTTGTAAGTCAGGGAATAACACCCAATCATCTTCTTGTACCTTCATTGTGTCGCCTTCTTTAAACTCTGGCATAACGGATTCTACTAGAGTTTTGTATGATTCTTGGTATTCAGGCTCTAACATATCTGGTGTTGCTAGACTATTTGCAGGTAGGAATCCACGAACATATCCTTGTGCCTGGATTTCTTTAGAAGTAGCAAATTTTAAAAACTCTAATGCTGCATTTTTACGATCTTCTGGTAGATCTTTTACCATTACATAAAAATGTGAATCAATTACTTGCTTCGTATCTTCTAATTTCACTGCTTCAATATGTGGTGGGATTGTTTTTATCGCTTTATTATCCGCATACCAGAATGGAGTATGTGGTACGATATCTACAGCACCCTCATAAAGGAGATCAAAGGAATCAGATGTTTTCGTTGGATAATATTCAATCGTTTCACCAATTTCTGTTAAATAATCCCATGTTTTATCTAATGAGCTTGGGTTATTAAAATCTTCTCCCATGGCTTGAACAAGACCAAAGAAGAATCCACGAGCTGGGCCACTAGATGGAACCGCAGGATATGTAAATTTCCCTGGATTTTCTTTAATCCATTCTCTTAGTTCCTCATATGTTTTTGGTGGGTTTTTCACTGTTTTTGTGTTATACATCAAGATAGGACCACCTGAACCAGTCGTTACTGGTGCACCATAACCTTCAAATTTATCAATATACGCCTGACCAATTTCATTCCATTCCTCAGAATGTACCTCTTCTGAATAAGTAGGTAATAACTGTTCCCATAGCCCCTCCTCAATACCAAGCGGGAGACCATCTAAACCTGTTACAACTAAATCAATCGTTCCATTTTTACCTTGAGACTTTATTTTGTTAATAACTTCTTGCGGTGTACCTCGACCATATTCCACTTTGTATTTTCCATCGGTTGCTTCTTCAAACATTGGAATTACGATATCGTTATAATACTCATCTCCACCAGCTGCAGAATATATGGTAAGTGTTATCTGCCCGTCTTTGCCACCTGAACTTTTTTGAGAACCTCCGCATGCCGAAAGTAATAAACTGATTGACATGATTATTGTTAAAAAGAGCCAATTACGCTTTTTCAAAATAATACCTCCCTAAATCCTAATGTATTGTTAACGTTCGCAAACAAAAATAC from Niallia sp. FSL W8-0635 carries:
- the secA gene encoding preprotein translocase subunit SecA gives rise to the protein MLGILNKVFDQNKRDIKKLAKIADKVELLADETAALSDDQLKAKTEEFKARFQKGETLDDLLVEAFAVVREAAKRVLGLYPYPVQLMGGASLHDGNISEMKTGEGKTLTATMPVYLNALSGKGVHVITVNEYLATRDAAEMGQLYNFLGLTVGLNLNGLSREDKQAAYNADITYGTNNEFGFDYLRDNMVLYNEQKVQKPLYYAVIDEVDSILIDEARTPLIISGSAQKSTQLYVRANIFVSSLKPEKDYTYDEKTKGVQLTEEGMSKAERVFQIENLFDVSNVAINHHITQALKAHASMHKDVDYVVQDGEIVIVDQFTGRLMKGRRYSDGLHQAIEAKESLEIQNESMTLATITFQNYFRMYEKLAGMTGTAKTEEEEFRNIYNMNVVVIPTNRDIVRDDRPDLIYASMDGKFRAVGEDIAERHKKGQPVLVGTVAIETSEIISKYLSKKGIPHNILNAKNHEREAEIIATAGEKGSVTIATNMAGRGTDIKLGEGVKELGGLAVIGTERHESRRIDNQLRGRSGRQGDPGVTQFYLSMEDELMRRFGSDNMKNMMSRLGMDDSQPIQSKMVSRAVESAQKRVEGNNFDSRKQLLQYDDVLRQQREIIYSQRNEVLTSENLRSIVEKMIKASLERNVQVHTPENGDRESWNLQAIVDYVNGNLLNEGDVEASELRGKESDEIIEFIFAKVLQSYDEKEEKLSPEQMREFEKVIVLRAVDSKWIDHIDQMDQLRQGIHLRAYGQIDPLREYQSEGFAMFEAMVIAIEEDVAKYIMKAEIRNNLEREEVAKGQAVNPKEEGGDKKPKKKPAVKQLDIGRNAPCFCGSGKKYKNCHGANL
- a CDS encoding Gfo/Idh/MocA family protein, which codes for MGEKLAINSKAYLSLYPEKVQKFIEAYPEASVAASEEEILQDSTINLVASANIPVQRGPLGLRVLDAGKHYFVDKPAFTTLEQIEQAKQKVEETGLKWGIYYSERLHVESAVFAGQLIEEGAIGRVISVMGTGPHRANAASRPDWFFDPEQYGGILTDIGSHQIEQFLHYANAKSAKVLHSKVANYNFKQYPEFQDYGDATLVADNGATFYFRVDWFTPDGLGTWGDGRVTILGTEGYIEVRKYIDIARSNEGNHLYLVNGEGEKHFQLSGKVGYPFFGAFILDCLNGTENAMTQEHAFTAAALCVEAQEKAMKIE
- a CDS encoding Gfo/Idh/MocA family protein yields the protein MLKVAIIGAGAISSAHMEAYLQFPDRCQIVALCDIYPEKAEKKAKEFNLDATIYDDHTKMLNREDIDLVSVCTPPYTHSEITINFLDSGKNVLVEKPMASSLEECDAMNAAAERNNKMLSVISQNRFRTPMMKLKSVLDTKLMGPIVHTQVDSFWWRGHSYYDLWWRGTWEKEGGGCTLNHAVHHIDIFKWMNGMPSEVTAVMSNASHDNAEVEDISVAICRYDDGSLAQITSSVIHHGEEQQLIFQGKNARVSVPWKVKASKSKGNGFPEEDGELEAQIQQYYDELDEVQYEGHTGQIDDVLTALENGTPILIDGKQGRQTLELISAIYESASTGKTIKLPLTKDNLFYTREGTQKNAIHFYEKKTVIENFEDNDITVGGKYE
- the uxuA gene encoding mannonate dehydratase, producing MKMVFRWFGVGNDSISLEHVKQIPGVEGIVWALHDIPAGEVWTIEKINEAKQQVESQGFHIDVVESVNIHEDIKLGLPSREKYIDNYIKTIENLATVGVKVICYNFMPVFDWVRTNLSKELEDGSTALFFENSKIADIDPKELVQTISLNSDFTMPGWEPERLVYLTKLFDQYKDVTEEDLWDHLQYFLERVVPVAEKNGIKMAIHPDDPPFSVFGLPRIITNEINIKRLLGLVESPSNGLTLCSGSLGVNPDNNISEIIRKFSDRIPFAHIRNVKRYENGDFIETSHRTTDGSVDIHGIMEALYNAQYTGYLRPDHGRHIWDEKCRPGYGLYDRALGIMYLWGIWDSLCRTKVKTENYAGAK
- a CDS encoding ABC transporter permease, which translates into the protein MRIVENTNTMKSSISNPAEASVPKNSKVAGFLKLLYKFLTWLLIIVFIIAIVGMTIAVLLSAFGTEWYGTFLPAGYTVDWFIQAWQAYDIGHFYKITLQIVVTATVISLLLSIPTAYVLGRKSFPFKEGLISFFQMPFTLPELVYAIPVASIFYSTGLAETIPGLILVNLIVGIPFSVFILLPFMESLDPRLEWAAESLGATKFKLFSRVVIPQLVPGLTASAINIFIRMFSTFTIILLISGPKTQTLGVMVFSVLQGAGSQPQPMLNSLALTLMFPLLLFAFVSLWISSFTQRRLGKK
- a CDS encoding ABC transporter permease, with translation MNHQAEPKKSDYLMLLPSLLPVLLIFVYPLIRGVMMTFQENGTSNFTLGNYIEFFTNPAYYETIFRTLALVIPAAFLELFIAFAITYYIRGKMKGKGIIAGLIIFPLTLGSLIIDMAIISFFKPTGWFNTILMQIGLIEEPIRLVYNYTGAFIACVILGVAFLATNFIGMMDSIDPNLEKASRSLGASEWVTFRRVFYPLIRGGVLRVFALNIIMQIGVYTSAVIVGNPASATRTFAVVAFEEAMRNFNYSMANTVAVVMALTQLVILGIVFALRKRGFTGSASTFK
- a CDS encoding ABC transporter ATP-binding protein; translation: MEQSVLANNKSVSSSDNMEKNTTSTKVEIKNLTKQFGESTAVNNANLTIESGEFMTFLGPSGCGKTTILSMVLGTLEPTSGDILFNGHPINHIAMNRRDIGMVFQNYALFPHMTVSQNIAFGLDMRKVEKKEKKRRVQEAVEMVQLNGLENRFIKELSGGQQQRVALARALVIRPKVLLLDEPLSNLDAKLRKDMRIQIKKIHDELAITTIYVTHDQEEALSLSTKIAVMSKGEIQQLGTPKEIFGKPKNHFVANFLGYANFIKGKIVSANANNLIFESDTKLRLEIKANGRHQVGDDVLLTIKPEMIEIVPNDRIGSNVIEGEILVGDYVGSTTGYEIKIKDGSILKTSVLGLDPYTAHQNVKLYLNPDNIIILDEE